From the genome of Nicotiana tabacum cultivar K326 chromosome 17, ASM71507v2, whole genome shotgun sequence:
ATAGATTGATGTTTGCGAAGAGTTTATTTCTTGGTCTAATTAGTTTTCAAACCTTTTAATTCTTTGTTTTACAATAATATCCAAAAGGAGAACATATTTCTTGAAATGTGTatcttcaaaatattaaaaaCGAAATCACACTAATAATTCGATAAGAAACAGGAGTACTTATTACTACTAGTAAATAGTAGTAACAAATATTTGTAAATGTAATTAATTTATCGTTACTTTCTGCCTAAAATTTTATAATAggtaatatataaatatttaccATTTTCTCGTTTCAATTTTCCTTTTGACTAATTCACTCCCATTCATGTATTTATTCataatattatgggatcgtgtggcacgccgtccacttatatatatatatatatatatatatatatatatatatatatatatatatatatatatatatatgattggTTTACACCCAACATTTGGTGTAAGATAATCAATATATAAGCAATTTAAGTGTTTGATTTTGATATATATGGATAAATTCTTGTATTTATGTAGAATTTCATTACAATTATTACCGCAACTTAATATATGTAATATCCTGATTTATCCCCCTTTTAGTACCACGGCATGGCATTGAGCCATAGAACCAACACAACATATTTATTTGGAGCCTGAGTTGGAAGTGTTGAACTCTTGAAGACCAAAATGTGTCTTCTGTCAATTATTTATAGATCAAACGCAAAAGAAGATCCTTTTTTAAATTATCGGACGTCTGATTAAAACATAAATAGCTTTTACAAAATCGTATTGTTTATTCCTCACTTGACGGGCACTCTATAAAAATGGCAGGACTATTCTTTTTAAACGGTTCCATTGCTGCAATAAATCCAAATTCCTCAGTCTTTTTCTCTTCTCTTAGTAATAAGCCAAAGCGTCATTCCCATAGCTTCCTTTTACTTCCACCGTTCTTCTTTCCCCCTACTCATTTTTCCTTTCAAATTTTCCCGAAACAAAATCAGTGAACTTTTCTATCTTTGGAAAGAGCTTGTATTCATTGCTTTTCAAATGGATGCTTTCGATTTCGGTAGTGAGAAAATAGAAAACAGAGTGATTCTGATATTCCACAGTTTCAAAAGCATTACGAAGCTTTTTCGCATCGTTGAGTTCTGTGTTGGAGTTTTTGTGCTCTTATGGAGCTCTACTCGGTTGCCTTTTGCCGTCAAAATCTCCGGCGAATATTTCCGGCAACTTATCTCCATAATACTTAGCCCTCTCTTCATTTTCCTTATTTGCAACGTCATCGTCCTCACTCTCCTCTTCAAGTCCGGCCGACTCTTCGGAGATTCCTCCTCAACTCTCTGTGCTAGCGCCGAAGCCGAACTCTACGACTCATTCGTCGAAAAGGAAGAGTGCTCCGGCAATTTCACCGCCGGTAACTCGTCTTCGCCGCCGGAACCGGAAGAGATTGTCTACCAAGACAAACAGACTGTATTGGAAGTGAATACTCGGACAA
Proteins encoded in this window:
- the LOC107766154 gene encoding uncharacterized protein LOC107766154, translated to MDAFDFGSEKIENRVILIFHSFKSITKLFRIVEFCVGVFVLLWSSTRLPFAVKISGEYFRQLISIILSPLFIFLICNVIVLTLLFKSGRLFGDSSSTLCASAEAELYDSFVEKEECSGNFTAGNSSSPPEPEEIVYQDKQTVLEVNTRTIFEPEETETVTEKAFYSQVPRRTKSEKFERGSYNKEISGNKLRRSETERCRKIDNSGDPSETVYPVDELSNEEFQKAIEDFIAKQIKFHQEEKLAIVLHSQA